Proteins from a single region of Candidatus Woesearchaeota archaeon:
- a CDS encoding PAC2 family protein, which yields MSTKWEIVQEVKVLPKLSNPVFIEGLPGIGNVGKITADFFVEELKAVKLYSFFSHKFPHSVFVNEDNLIDEPKIELYYKKFTPQSGKRDLLILVGDIQPIDEEGCYTFCEEILRIVQQFGGSHVIALGGIGLQETPKEPKVFCTANDLALFKEYTAKKLGVEKSIFKVVGPIIGVSGVLLGLGKRRGVTAVALLAETHLHPMYVGVTGARELIRVINTKYSYKINVTKLSQDVVALEQELLKRTQEWTSEMLSGSVPGAKHIDEDVTYIG from the coding sequence ATGTCTACAAAATGGGAGATTGTGCAAGAAGTTAAAGTTCTCCCTAAATTATCTAATCCTGTTTTTATTGAAGGGTTACCCGGTATTGGTAATGTGGGTAAAATCACGGCTGATTTTTTTGTTGAGGAGTTAAAAGCTGTCAAATTGTATTCATTTTTCTCTCATAAATTTCCTCATTCTGTGTTTGTAAATGAAGATAATCTCATCGATGAACCTAAAATTGAACTCTATTACAAGAAATTCACACCTCAATCTGGTAAAAGAGATTTACTCATTTTAGTGGGGGATATCCAACCTATTGATGAAGAAGGTTGTTATACTTTTTGTGAAGAAATTTTGCGAATTGTACAGCAGTTTGGCGGTTCTCATGTTATTGCGTTAGGCGGAATTGGTTTGCAAGAAACTCCTAAAGAGCCCAAAGTCTTTTGCACGGCGAATGATCTGGCGTTGTTCAAAGAATATACTGCAAAAAAATTAGGTGTGGAAAAGTCTATTTTTAAGGTCGTTGGACCAATTATTGGCGTCTCTGGAGTTTTATTGGGTTTAGGCAAACGGCGAGGTGTAACTGCGGTTGCTCTTTTAGCAGAGACTCATCTTCATCCCATGTATGTGGGTGTTACGGGCGCGCGTGAATTGATTCGCGTTATTAACACTAAATATTCTTACAAAATTAATGTTACTAAACTTTCTCAAGATGTAGTGGCGTTGGAACAAGAGCTGCTTAAACGAACGCAGGAATGGACCTCTGAAATGTTGTCTGGTTCTGTTCCGGGTGCAAAACATATAGATGAAGATGTAACATACATAGGATAA
- a CDS encoding DNA-3-methyladenine glycosylase, giving the protein MKSLPVSFFARDSVVVAQELIGKIIEVDGCRVRIVETEAYKRDGASHAFTRTSRSALMYDTYGHVYVYFIYGMYWCLNFTTEKDDAGAVLIRAAEPLVGLEEMRKRRGKSKIVDLCSGPGKLCSALGIDGAFNGTKAGVKIKLLDDGLRNFMVAKGARIGITRDTHLEWRFWMEENGCVSRTK; this is encoded by the coding sequence ATGAAATCTCTTCCTGTTTCGTTTTTTGCTCGTGATTCAGTGGTGGTTGCGCAAGAACTGATTGGTAAAATCATTGAGGTTGATGGTTGTCGGGTACGAATTGTTGAAACAGAGGCGTATAAACGAGATGGGGCGTCGCATGCGTTTACGAGAACGTCACGTAGCGCGTTAATGTATGATACCTATGGTCATGTGTATGTTTATTTTATTTATGGGATGTATTGGTGTTTGAATTTTACAACTGAGAAAGATGATGCGGGGGCAGTGTTGATTCGCGCGGCAGAACCACTCGTGGGATTGGAAGAGATGCGAAAGCGGCGTGGAAAGAGTAAAATTGTTGATTTATGTTCTGGTCCCGGAAAATTATGTTCAGCATTGGGAATTGATGGGGCATTTAATGGAACTAAGGCCGGAGTGAAGATAAAGCTGTTAGATGACGGATTAAGAAATTTTATGGTAGCTAAAGGGGCTCGCATTGGGATCACGCGAGATACACATTTGGAGTGGCGATTTTGGATGGAAGAGAATGGGTGTGTGAGTCGAACGAAATAG